ttacccacagtagaacttttttcaaaattggagtcaggcCTCTTCAACCCTGCTGCAGCATTATCAACTAAGTTTGTGTCATATTttaatcctttgttgtcatttgaACAATGTTCAAAGAATCTTCAACAGGACTAGATTCCATCTGAAGAAGCCACTTTCTCTGCTCAtccataaaaatacattaaagtttAATCATGAGATTGTAACAATTTAATCATATCTTcaaactttttctttgttttttttctcaaacTCCACTTTTAATTCTATTCCTCTTGTTATTTTCACACATCTGtaattacttcctccactgaaatcCTGAACTCCTCAAAATCATCCATGAAGGCTAGAATCAACTTCTTTGAAACTCCAGttgatgttgatattttgacctcctcccatgaatcatgaataTTCTTAATGGCacctagaatggtgaatcctttcgaGGTTTTTAATTGACTTTATCCAGATCCATGGGAAGAATCACTAACTACAGCAACTATAaccttacaaaatgtatttcttaaatattaagaCTTGAATGTCGAAACTACTCCTTGATCCATGCTACAGAATGGatattgtgttagcaggcatgaaaacaccATTAATCTTTCCGTACagctccatcagagctcttgggtgaccaggtacattgtcaatgagcaattatatttgaaaagaatCTTTGTTCTGAGCAGTAGGTTTCAACAGTATACTTAAAGTATTTAGTAAACTATGTCGTAAACAGATGTGTTTGTCATACaggctttgtttttccatttgtggAGCCAGGCAGAATAGATTCAATAGAATTCTCAAGGGTCCtaggattttggaatggtaagtgggcactggcttcaacttaaggtcacagctgcattagcccctaacaatGGAGTCAGCTTGTCCTTtaaagctttgaagccaggcattgacttctcctaTATAGCTAGGAATGTCCCAGATGACATCTTCTTCCAATAAAAGGGTTTCATCTACAATGATAATCTGTTGTTtggtgtagccaccttcatcaatgatcttagctagatcttctggataacttgctgcagttTCTACTCAGCATTTGCTGTTTAttttgcacttttatgttatgcaGATGACTTCCTTCCTTAAATTTCATGGATCCACCCTTGCTGGCTTCAAACGTTTCTTCTACAGCTTTCTCACCTCTCTTGGCCTTCATAgtattgaagagagttagggccttgctctggattaagTTTTGACTTGAGAGAATGTTGCAGCTGATTTTACTCTTCTATTCAGAcaactaaaactttctccatgtcaaCAATGAGGCTAtgttgctttcttatcattcatgtgttcaaTGGAGTAGCACCTTTagtttccttcaagaacttttcatTTGCactcacaacttggctaactttTTGGTGCAAGAGGCCTAACTCTAGTCCCAGCTCAGGTTTTAGCTTGTCTTCCTTAACAAACTTAATCATTTCTACCTTTTGATTTAAAATGAGACCCTTGCCACTCTTCCTTTCAATGAACACTGAGAGtccattgtagggttattaattggcctaatttcaagtctcagggaatagggaggcctgagggaagggagagagagaaggggaatgGCCTGTCGGTAGAGCAGTCAGAAGACACTGTCGGTGAAGCAGTCAGAAGACACACAACATTTATTGACTAAGTTAGCTGTCTTGCGTGGGCGTGGTTCATGGCACCCCAAAACAATTgtaatagtaacatcaaagatcacagatTACCAAAACAGACACAATAATAATGGATTCAAATATTGCGAGAATTACCAAAGTGTGATGACAGAGACACGAAGTGAACACATGCTACTGGGAAAAAATGGTGCCAATGGACTTGCACAACACAAGGTTGCCACAAATCTTGAATTTGTAAGAAATGTGTTATCTGCAAAGTGCAGTAAAGAACAAGGAATGCCTGTATTGCTTTTTTACAACAAATACCAAAGCATTCTTCATACAACTGCTTCTTGAATCCATAAAAATGGTTTATCTGTACAATATAACTCAACAGGGCAGTTCTATCTCAATTTTTACtcctattttacattttatttagcaTTTAATTTTTGTAGATTAGAGGAGGCTTATGTCGTGAAAGAAAATggcaaataaatgaataacaCTAGTATTTATAATCCATTaaagaaaattctcagaaaatcctgaaataactTACCTGTTCAGTAATGCCAGTGATATCGGACCCTGTTATAGCTTGGTGAGTCACATGGCCTTGGAAAACTGACTTCACGGAATTGAGAAAACTGGACTTTCCAGACCCAATTGGACCCAGCAAGAGAATACGAATTTCTGGGACCAAGTCTGCAATGGGTTTGTAGGTTCTGAGATCTGTCAGGAGGTTCTTTCTGTGCCTATTAAAACACAATagttaaaattttccctttcaaccacattcaaatatactatttaaaggagaaattttagatactatatatgttactggaataaaataaaaataaaaataaacatagaacTGCACAACATACAGTACGGTAGTTAAATACTATTGTAGCCAAACAACAGCCAAACTTCCATAAAAAGCAGCACAATTCTTCTGGAGtttctttcttttaccttttgaggatatattttaattacttaataattattattttcaccTTAACTTCTTCTATAAAGTTATTTCAAATGGTTCTATGGTTATGCATTTTTGTGTTTTAAGAAAAATACTTTTATCTATATCTGATTCAAGTTAAATATTAAACAGCAACCAAACCATTGTTAAATAATCATGCTTAGACCTCATAAGcctaaaaagaaataacagcaaCACTAAAGACAGATGATTATTTTCACTAAGAATACTAGGTTAAGGGGaaatcaaagtaaaatatatactGCAGGTATCAATCTATAAATTGGAGAAAGGAGGCTGTTTTTTTAACACTTACTGAAGTTCCCCAAAGACtttattcttaaggaaaaattCAGAGAAATTATCTAAAATGGTCATCCAGACTCTAGTTGGAAAACCTAGGAACTAACAGGTCCACCGTGAAATATGAAGTCAAACTGATTAATTATCATCAGCTGAATATTGTTTCAAAGTTGTTAGTGATTTCATTATTGCTATTGTTCTAAACTGCTTTGAAtcttttatatcaataaaattagacTCATTTTTTATCATTCCAAGTGATAAGATTTACATCAtccttatcattttattttattttttttaaagatttatttatttatttatttctctcccctttccccccaccccctccccggttgtctgttctctgtgtctatttgctgtgtcttcttttgtccgcttctgttgtcagcaacacgggaatctgtgtttcttttttgttgtgtcatcttgctgtgtcagctctccatgtgtgtggcgccattcccgggcatgcttcactttctttcacgctaggcggctctccttacgaggcgcactccttgcacgtgggcctcccctacgcgggagacacccctgcgtggcagggcactccttgcgcgcatcagcactgtgcatgggccagctgcactcgggtcaaggaggcccggggtttgaaccacagacctcccatgtggtagatggacgccctaaccactgggtcaagtccgccgccccttATCATTTTATTGTCAGCACCTTTTATATAATTGGTCTAAATgcaatgaataataaatattctAAGAAACTAACTTACTGTGTAACTTCCTTTATCCTCTGTATGTTTCCTGGATTATTAATTCCTGTGGAAAGTAAGCATAGCATAAGAAGTTTTTAAACTTGCCTTTAGTTACACCTGGCCAAGCCTGCTTCCTAAATAGGGCTTCCAGTCTGCCTGCATAACTCAGGGCTAAGCACTTCAGTTAGTACAGGACTGATTagtgagaggaagaggagagaagatgaTCCTGTTTGCACATTAACTCTCTCTGGACATTTTCATATCACCCTGGCTTGAGGTCTTAGGTCTGACCCAGAAGATTCATATGTCAAAACAGCCGTGCCCTAAGAAGAAGGCCTCTCTCACtctcttcctgcctccctcccttcgGTTTTttgctctctcgctctctctccctctcccttccactctccctccttctccttctctccaCTCAGACATCTCAATTTAATTTGTTCAAAGCAGGCTGTAACTTCCAGGTAATAACCTCATAAGCTCTGTGCTCAGCTGTTACTTTAGTTTTAGGAAAGAATATCAACTGGCATGAAATATTTCCTTACCCTTACAAATCAAGCATGGCCTACCAAACACAAAAACTAGTACTAGAATGTAAAATTCTCTCATTTAATCTACCTTCAACTCGAAAAACTTCACACTCAGAATATTTATGCCGAGAGTTTACTTGAAATTTTTCATGTatggaagaatttatataaaGTTGCTTTGACCTTGTACTTAAATTGAAACTCTCAGaagcacagaaataaaaacttaattCTTCATCAGTAATTATAGGtggtctattaaaaaaaaaagttggtattTCCGTTGTGTTGTTCCCCtttggaaataaaaaacagaaagaaagcttTGGTTCTTCAGAATCTTCACAGGATTTAGGATAGTGCTCAAGCATAAAGACTCCAAAAATATTTGATTGTGAATGAATGATTGTTACAGTGGGTCCCTGGTGACTGCATCTTTGAAGCAAATCTCCAATGCTAAACCCATGAACAGAAGATTTATAAAGAAGACTCAAGGAAACGTTTCCAAGTAGCTTTTGCAGACTCTTTTCCTCGTTCCATGTCAATCTGGTTGTCACTTCCATTTTCCAGTAtctaaaggaaaaagaattacAGGATGAGAGACTAATATAGCATAGTGCTTTAAAGCACAGACTTCTGCTTCGATATCTGGTGagtttttccctcccctcccccctcccccagcacaaTTAAAACATATAGAAATTTCTATTcaggaactactgtgattagtaatagaagaaaatgtagcattgatgtggagaaagtggccatggtagttgctgagggtagggagtgggaagaagagatgtgatgtgggggcatttccaggacttggagttgtcctgggtggtactgcagggacagttactggacattgtatgtcctcccatggcccactgggtgggctgggggagagtgtaaactataatgtagaccattgaccatgtagtgcagcagtgctcagagatgtattcaccaagtgcaatgaatgtcccatgatgatgaaggaggttgttgttattggaagagtggggtgagggggatgggggagatatggggacctcatatttttttaatgtaacatttaaaaaaataaagacaaaaaaatatatagaaattgaaaataatagttggttaaaaataaatttttggaaatgaaaaataaatcagattttcttaaagtgagaaaataaaataaactataaacttaataaagaataaagagaaatgaataaacgAGACCCAgggtcagcaaacattttcttaAGAGGCCAGACAGTAAATACTTCAGGCCTTGTGGGTcatatggtctctgttgcaactactaaACTTTTCCCTTGTGATGCAAAACCTGCCAGAGACAAAATGTAAACAAATGGGTGTGGTATccaaataaacctttttttaagaATACAGGTGCCTGGCCCATTGGCCAGAGTTTGCCAACCAGTGAATTAATA
Above is a genomic segment from Dasypus novemcinctus isolate mDasNov1 chromosome 9, mDasNov1.1.hap2, whole genome shotgun sequence containing:
- the IFI44L gene encoding interferon-induced protein 44-like isoform X1, with product MEVTTRLTWNEEKSLQKLLGNVSLSLLYKSSVHGFSIGDLLQRCSHQGPTVTIIHSQSNIFGVFMLEHYPKSCEDSEEPKLSFCFLFPKGNNTTEIPTFFFNRPPIITDEELSFYFCASESFNLSTRSKQLYINSSIHEKFQVNSRHKYSECEVFRVEGINNPGNIQRIKEVTQHRKNLLTDLRTYKPIADLVPEIRILLLGPIGSGKSSFLNSVKSVFQGHVTHQAITGSDITGITEQFRIYSIKDREYGTSLPFTFCDSMGLAEKEGVGLCVDDIPHILKGCVPDRYQFNPHKPITPNHPDFITSPSPKERIHCVVYVFDINSINEISSKMVSKFKRIQKEVLNYGIAHVALLTKVNNCSEVLQENLLNMNRSTTYQSQIVNVNKMLGIPLPNILVVGNYASEWELDPLKDVLILSTLRQMLRATDDSLEDLPLEKTDEITRTLQLCM
- the IFI44L gene encoding interferon-induced protein 44-like isoform X2 encodes the protein MEVTTRLTWNEEKSLQKLLGNVSLSLLYKSSVHGFSIGDLLQRCSHQGPTVTIIHSQSNIFGVFMLEHYPKSCEDSEEPKLSFCFLFPKGNNTTEIPTFFFNRPPIITDEELSFYFCASESFNLSTRSKQLYINSSIHEKFQVNSRHKYSECEVFRVEGINNPGNIQRIKEVTQHRKNLLTDLRTYKPIADLVPEIRILLLGPIGSGKSSFLNSVKSVFQGHVTHQAITGSDITGITEQFRIYSIKDREYGTSLPFTFCDSMGLAEKEGVGLCVDDIPHILKGCVPDRYQERIHCVVYVFDINSINEISSKMVSKFKRIQKEVLNYGIAHVALLTKVNNCSEVLQENLLNMNRSTTYQSQIVNVNKMLGIPLPNILVVGNYASEWELDPLKDVLILSTLRQMLRATDDSLEDLPLEKTDEITRTLQLCM